A stretch of Thermoanaerobaculum aquaticum DNA encodes these proteins:
- a CDS encoding DUF3891 family protein, with the protein MIVRSTADGLVLVTQSAHALLAFQLAEHWGNRITPRPSPRAEVLAAALLHDAGWDHWDQHPQWDEAQGPQGFETWPSGEEREKLWRESLAHAAQRGRYVEYLVGHHVLHLAETYSPNQHQEFVLELRQHLQRLREQLVHEPRFRQILATGQDEVNRHILRVVDALAIYLLRPPTRWEIPEVPLKEGPASLQLIPAGPNLFRLHPWPFVGSRLTVRVEGYCLPTQAPVPKDTWPQLPRVTLAFTLVRLGKSS; encoded by the coding sequence ATGATCGTGAGGTCCACTGCCGATGGTTTGGTTCTCGTGACCCAATCCGCCCACGCTCTCTTGGCCTTCCAGCTGGCGGAACACTGGGGTAACCGCATCACCCCACGCCCCTCCCCCCGGGCCGAGGTCCTGGCCGCGGCGCTGCTCCACGATGCGGGCTGGGACCACTGGGACCAGCACCCGCAATGGGATGAAGCCCAAGGACCGCAAGGGTTTGAAACGTGGCCTTCGGGGGAAGAGCGGGAGAAGCTCTGGCGAGAAAGCCTCGCCCACGCCGCCCAGCGGGGTCGCTACGTGGAGTACCTGGTGGGGCACCACGTGCTGCACCTGGCGGAAACCTACTCCCCAAACCAGCACCAAGAGTTTGTGCTCGAGCTTCGCCAGCACCTGCAACGGCTCCGGGAGCAACTGGTCCATGAGCCGCGTTTCCGGCAAATCCTGGCCACAGGCCAGGACGAGGTAAACCGCCACATCCTGCGGGTAGTGGACGCGCTGGCGATTTACCTTTTGCGCCCCCCAACGCGGTGGGAGATTCCCGAAGTGCCGCTCAAAGAGGGCCCGGCCTCCCTCCAGCTCATCCCCGCCGGCCCCAACCTCTTCCGCCTCCACCCCTGGCCGTTTGTGGGCTCGCGCCTCACGGTCCGCGTGGAGGGCTATTGTTTGCCCACCCAAGCCCCCGTTCCCAAAGACACCTGGCCCCAGCTCCCGAGGGTTACGTTGGCCTTTACGCTCGTGAGGCTTGGGAAATCCTCGTAG
- a CDS encoding LacI family DNA-binding transcriptional regulator → MAQRPKARTGRPPQRREPTIRDVAARAGVSLATVSRVLNNSALVSEEKKRRVLAAVAALGYTPHEAARSLVRRRTNTVAFILPEVSGDFYSQLLKGAELAAREFGFHLLVSGFHGESAEVRKTLRATRGRVDGIVLMWPEVHRDGLLSAIPEGTSVVLLGGAEDPHHPSLALDNVAGTEAAVRHLVSLGHRVIGHLQGPETNLDAQARRHAFLSVIRQTPGAVAVELPGDFTEGRGYEAAPLFLAQKPRPTAIFAANDASAIGLLLRLAELGVAVPEEISLVGFDDIPLARLVNPPLTTVAAGAEELGRKAVELVAASPPHPQPQRVLLPTRLVVRRSTAPPKEQP, encoded by the coding sequence GTGGCCCAACGCCCCAAAGCCCGCACCGGTCGCCCTCCTCAGCGCCGGGAGCCTACTATCCGGGATGTCGCTGCGCGTGCTGGCGTGTCACTTGCTACCGTCTCAAGGGTCCTGAACAACTCAGCTTTAGTGAGCGAAGAAAAGAAAAGACGGGTTCTCGCCGCGGTAGCCGCTTTGGGTTATACCCCTCACGAGGCCGCCCGCAGCTTAGTGCGACGGCGGACCAACACCGTGGCCTTCATCCTCCCGGAGGTGTCCGGCGATTTTTACTCCCAGCTGCTCAAAGGCGCCGAGCTTGCTGCCCGCGAGTTTGGGTTTCACCTCTTGGTTTCTGGGTTTCACGGCGAATCGGCAGAGGTGAGGAAAACCCTCCGTGCCACCCGCGGGCGGGTTGACGGCATCGTGCTCATGTGGCCGGAAGTGCACAGGGATGGACTCCTTTCGGCGATTCCTGAAGGCACCTCTGTGGTCCTTTTGGGGGGGGCCGAGGACCCGCACCACCCCTCGCTGGCTTTGGACAACGTGGCCGGAACGGAAGCCGCGGTGCGTCATCTGGTGAGCCTCGGCCACCGAGTCATCGGGCACCTTCAAGGACCCGAAACCAACCTCGATGCCCAGGCCCGGCGACACGCCTTCCTCTCGGTGATTCGCCAAACGCCAGGCGCGGTCGCCGTGGAACTCCCCGGCGATTTCACGGAAGGGCGCGGCTACGAAGCCGCGCCTCTTTTTTTGGCGCAAAAGCCCCGACCCACAGCCATTTTTGCCGCCAACGACGCCAGCGCCATTGGCTTGCTGCTGCGCTTAGCCGAGCTTGGCGTTGCCGTGCCCGAAGAAATCTCCCTGGTGGGCTTTGACGACATCCCCCTGGCCCGCCTGGTGAACCCGCCGCTCACCACGGTGGCAGCAGGAGCGGAGGAGTTGGGACGGAAGGCAGTGGAGCTGGTGGCGGCAAGCCCACCTCACCCCCAGCCCCAACGCGTGCTACTTCCCACCCGCTTGGTGGTGCGGCGCAGCACAGCGCCACCCAAGGAGCAACCGTGA
- a CDS encoding TonB-dependent receptor, whose translation MKRATLALTLVLPLVLAGPALAQVTTASLAGKVSDEQGLPLPGATVEAKNLASGFTFRAVTKENGTFLLANLPPGKYEVTVSLSGMKPESQTLEVLLGQTATANFRLTVDQLFVEEVTVVGSKIIDIKSPEIATNISPDQLVYLPQRERNFINFAALAPGVYVDPREDSSRYFRAGASSAKQVNAFIDGVSYKNDMMEGGAFMQDASKGNPFPQNAVQEFQVLTQNYKAEYEKSASAVITAITKSGGNTFSGDAFFYYQDKDMVTLDKLSKERGLSKPDYKRQLGGLSLGGPITKDKLHFFFAYERNDQDRFNQVFHGPLWDSPNVPPELKNRLSQYATGNVKAPYESNLYFGKLSWQPNLGSTVDVSYYSRDEDERRGFGGQRVEEGAERFRITSDSLVTKWSAVVGSQSFNELTGTWQELRWFPSAFGSTPRQNYIGLLDVGSKDASQDFKQTRYTLREDFTTYFSYRGEHTAKAGVSANFMDYTIIKTLFPNGYYEYREAEHWQYPVLARLGFGDPKLAFSNNQYGVYLQDDWRMSPTFTLSLGLRWDYETNMLNNKWKTPSGLLSAMQNACRTYSQPVGGKTTWCLNEILDFNRFTTDGTKRDSYKGMIQPRLGFSWDASGHGTTVVFGGWGKYYDRVALNDIFDEKYRHSYKIYTFCFVEGACSNPIPWRPEYATPEGLAGIISSGQAPGPEVFLVANDMKPPRSDQWTLGLRQQLGSWLVGASYAGIRTYNLMAWIFADLPPGTTFNDRWSGQIPIPGYARAFKTTTARKSKYDALYLTLDKPYTADSRWGANVAYTYGKAKAFGPGTDGVIFALDYVAPQDFDWHPADFDERHRLVASGTVGLPWGFRLSSILTLGSGTPFTIYDASAGWNNFKVRFGDGRFEKRSFLGIKEWVYRSLDLRLDWESPSVGGVRFGVSGEAFNVFNYVNEGCPGWGTGFIPPAGESNPSFGKGECQFNPRRYQVGVRVSF comes from the coding sequence ATGAAACGCGCAACCCTAGCCCTTACGTTGGTGCTACCGCTGGTCCTTGCCGGTCCAGCGTTGGCCCAGGTCACCACCGCTTCCCTTGCCGGGAAGGTGAGCGACGAGCAGGGACTGCCCTTGCCCGGTGCTACGGTGGAGGCCAAGAACTTAGCCTCGGGCTTTACCTTCCGGGCCGTGACCAAGGAAAACGGCACGTTTCTCCTGGCCAATTTGCCCCCGGGGAAGTACGAGGTTACGGTCAGCTTGTCCGGCATGAAACCGGAAAGCCAAACCTTGGAGGTGCTCTTAGGTCAAACCGCCACCGCCAACTTCCGCCTCACCGTGGATCAGCTCTTTGTGGAGGAAGTTACGGTGGTGGGCAGCAAGATCATTGACATCAAAAGCCCGGAAATTGCCACCAACATCAGCCCCGACCAGCTGGTTTACCTGCCTCAACGAGAGCGTAACTTTATTAACTTTGCCGCCCTGGCACCGGGGGTGTACGTCGATCCCCGGGAGGACTCGTCCCGTTACTTCCGCGCCGGCGCTTCCTCCGCCAAACAGGTGAACGCGTTCATCGATGGGGTTTCCTACAAGAACGACATGATGGAAGGGGGCGCCTTCATGCAGGATGCCTCCAAGGGTAACCCATTCCCCCAAAATGCCGTGCAGGAGTTTCAAGTCCTCACCCAAAACTACAAAGCAGAATACGAGAAATCGGCATCAGCGGTGATCACCGCTATCACCAAATCGGGAGGCAATACCTTCAGCGGCGATGCCTTTTTCTACTATCAAGACAAGGACATGGTGACCTTGGACAAGCTTTCCAAAGAACGCGGGCTTTCCAAGCCGGATTACAAGCGGCAGTTGGGGGGCCTGAGTCTGGGCGGACCCATCACCAAGGATAAGCTCCACTTCTTTTTCGCTTATGAGCGAAACGATCAAGACCGCTTCAACCAGGTGTTCCACGGGCCGCTCTGGGACAGCCCCAACGTGCCCCCGGAGCTGAAGAACCGCTTGTCCCAGTACGCCACCGGAAACGTCAAAGCACCTTATGAATCCAACCTTTACTTTGGCAAGCTTTCCTGGCAGCCCAACCTTGGCTCCACCGTGGATGTTTCCTATTACAGCCGCGACGAAGACGAACGGCGGGGCTTTGGCGGACAAAGGGTGGAGGAGGGCGCTGAGCGCTTCCGCATTACCAGCGACTCGTTAGTTACGAAGTGGTCGGCGGTGGTGGGGAGCCAAAGCTTCAACGAGCTCACCGGCACCTGGCAGGAACTGCGGTGGTTCCCCTCGGCCTTTGGCTCCACCCCTCGGCAAAACTACATTGGCCTTCTGGACGTCGGCAGCAAGGACGCCTCCCAGGACTTCAAGCAAACCCGCTATACCCTGCGCGAGGACTTCACCACGTACTTCTCCTACCGTGGGGAGCACACCGCCAAGGCCGGCGTTTCGGCCAACTTCATGGACTACACGATCATCAAGACCCTGTTCCCCAACGGCTACTACGAGTACCGAGAAGCCGAGCACTGGCAGTACCCGGTCTTGGCCCGCCTGGGCTTTGGGGACCCCAAGTTGGCCTTTAGCAACAACCAGTACGGCGTGTACCTGCAAGACGATTGGCGCATGAGCCCGACGTTTACGCTGTCGCTGGGTCTGCGCTGGGACTACGAGACCAACATGCTCAACAACAAGTGGAAGACCCCCAGCGGCCTGCTCTCCGCCATGCAAAACGCTTGCCGCACGTACTCCCAGCCCGTAGGTGGGAAAACCACCTGGTGCTTGAACGAAATTCTCGACTTTAACCGCTTCACCACTGACGGCACCAAACGGGACTCGTACAAAGGCATGATTCAGCCGCGGCTTGGTTTTTCCTGGGATGCTTCCGGTCACGGCACCACTGTTGTTTTTGGCGGGTGGGGCAAATACTACGATCGCGTGGCGCTCAACGACATCTTTGACGAAAAGTACCGCCACAGCTACAAGATCTACACCTTCTGCTTTGTGGAAGGGGCGTGCTCCAACCCAATTCCCTGGCGGCCCGAGTACGCCACACCCGAAGGCCTTGCCGGAATCATCAGCTCGGGCCAAGCTCCGGGTCCGGAGGTGTTCTTAGTGGCCAACGATATGAAACCGCCCCGCAGTGATCAGTGGACCCTGGGCTTGCGCCAGCAGCTGGGCTCCTGGCTGGTAGGGGCCTCCTACGCCGGGATCCGCACCTACAACCTCATGGCTTGGATCTTCGCCGACCTGCCGCCGGGCACCACCTTTAACGACCGCTGGAGCGGACAAATCCCCATTCCGGGCTACGCCCGCGCCTTCAAGACCACCACGGCTCGCAAGAGCAAGTACGATGCCCTCTACCTGACTCTCGACAAGCCCTACACTGCCGACTCCCGTTGGGGTGCCAACGTTGCGTACACCTACGGCAAAGCCAAGGCCTTTGGCCCCGGCACAGATGGGGTCATCTTTGCCCTCGATTACGTAGCCCCTCAGGATTTCGACTGGCATCCGGCAGACTTCGACGAGCGCCACCGCTTGGTGGCTAGCGGTACTGTGGGCTTACCTTGGGGTTTCCGTCTTTCCAGCATCCTCACCTTGGGCTCCGGTACGCCGTTCACGATTTACGATGCTTCCGCCGGGTGGAACAACTTCAAGGTTCGCTTTGGCGATGGCCGGTTTGAAAAGCGCAGCTTCTTGGGCATCAAGGAGTGGGTCTACCGCTCGCTGGATTTGCGGCTGGACTGGGAGAGCCCCAGCGTGGGTGGGGTGAGGTTCGGCGTTTCCGGGGAAGCCTTTAACGTCTTCAACTACGTGAACGAGGGGTGCCCCGGTTGGGGTACCGGCTTCATCCCGCCGGCCGGGGAAAGCAACCCGTCCTTCGGCAAGGGCGAGTGCCAGTTCAACCCGCGGCGCTATCAGGTTGGTGTGCGGGTAAGCTTCTAG
- a CDS encoding glucoamylase family protein — MGILRRQALCLLLLASCAVPTDPSDRGIHRRLQPVQLSPLLAEVQRRAFLYFWETADPTTGLVPDRWPTPSFASIAAVGFALTCYPIGVERGWITRDQARDRTLTTLRFFAHGPQGPESSGTIGYKGFFYHFLDMKSGTRFGTVELSSVDTALLLMGVRFAARYFREDTPEEAEIRTLAEQLTNATDWRWMQPRPPRIAMGWKPETGFLSADWWGYNEAMVVYLLALGSPTYSVAPEAWQAWTSSYRWGSFYGFEHVGFAPLFGHQYSHLWVDFRGIYDGFMREKGIDYFENSRRAVLAQRAYAQANPEGFQDYSKNIWGLSACDGPADVTMEVNGRQVRFYTYAARGASHTEVRDDGTLCPTAVVSSLPFAPEVVVPATEALYRRYRPWLWGAYGFLDAFNPTFRFTQVPVRHGRVVPDVGWFDTDYLGIDQGPMVIMIENYRSELVWRLMRGDPVLREGLKKAGFTGGWLDAP; from the coding sequence ATGGGGATCCTGCGGCGGCAAGCCCTTTGCCTTTTGCTCTTGGCCTCCTGTGCGGTACCCACCGATCCGTCCGACCGAGGGATACATCGGCGCTTGCAGCCGGTGCAGCTTTCCCCGCTTTTAGCAGAAGTCCAGAGGCGGGCCTTCCTTTACTTTTGGGAAACTGCGGATCCCACCACCGGCCTGGTTCCCGATCGCTGGCCCACCCCTTCCTTTGCCAGCATTGCTGCCGTAGGATTTGCCCTGACCTGCTACCCCATAGGGGTGGAACGGGGCTGGATCACCCGTGACCAAGCCCGGGATCGCACCTTAACCACCCTGCGTTTCTTTGCCCATGGACCGCAAGGCCCTGAAAGCTCCGGGACCATTGGCTACAAGGGCTTTTTCTACCACTTCTTGGACATGAAAAGCGGCACCCGCTTTGGCACCGTGGAGCTTTCTTCGGTGGACACGGCGCTTTTGCTCATGGGCGTTCGCTTTGCTGCCCGCTACTTCCGAGAGGACACCCCGGAAGAAGCGGAAATCCGCACGCTGGCGGAGCAACTCACCAACGCCACCGATTGGCGTTGGATGCAACCACGGCCCCCTCGCATTGCCATGGGGTGGAAACCGGAAACCGGTTTTTTATCTGCCGATTGGTGGGGGTACAACGAAGCCATGGTGGTGTACCTTTTGGCCTTGGGGTCCCCCACCTATTCAGTAGCCCCCGAGGCCTGGCAAGCGTGGACCAGCTCCTACCGGTGGGGTAGCTTCTACGGTTTTGAGCACGTGGGTTTTGCCCCGCTGTTTGGTCACCAGTACTCCCATTTGTGGGTGGATTTCCGTGGGATTTACGACGGCTTCATGCGCGAAAAAGGCATTGATTACTTTGAAAACTCCCGCCGGGCGGTGCTTGCGCAAAGGGCCTACGCCCAAGCCAACCCCGAAGGCTTTCAAGATTACAGCAAGAACATTTGGGGCCTTTCCGCCTGCGATGGCCCCGCAGATGTCACGATGGAGGTGAACGGTCGGCAAGTGCGGTTTTACACCTACGCCGCCCGGGGGGCCTCCCACACCGAAGTGCGGGATGACGGAACGCTTTGCCCCACGGCGGTGGTGAGCTCCCTGCCCTTTGCCCCGGAAGTGGTGGTGCCCGCTACCGAAGCGTTGTACCGGCGCTACCGGCCCTGGCTTTGGGGAGCTTACGGTTTTCTGGACGCTTTTAACCCTACCTTCCGGTTTACCCAGGTGCCCGTGCGCCACGGGCGGGTGGTCCCGGACGTGGGGTGGTTCGACACCGATTACCTGGGCATTGACCAGGGGCCCATGGTGATCATGATTGAAAACTACCGCTCGGAGCTGGTCTGGCGGCTCATGCGCGGCGATCCGGTTTTGCGGGAAGGGCTGAAAAAAGCCGGATTTACCGGCGGCTGGCTGGACGCACCATGA
- a CDS encoding extracellular solute-binding protein yields the protein MRSAWLAVALLAAACTGKEDPSVLTFWALGREGEAVGPILQEFERENPGVRVRLQQIPFTAAHEKLLTAIVGRSTPDVAQVGNTWIPELAALKVLEPLDPWLPRFPVLSSKNFFPGIWETNVVEGVVWGIPWYVDTRVLFYRQDLLAAAGFIAPPKTWESWRKAMRALKQKGLCPFAIYLPTDEWAQLVILAMQQGATLVSPKAEPKFSEASFTQALEFYLGLFHEGLAPVLGNAQVGNYYQRFADGWYAMYITGPWNLGEFRRRMPPSVSWSTAPLPAPQENAYPGVSLAGGSSLVVFRRSSKKELAVRLLAYLSQPPVQRRFFQETGDLPSQLAAWEYPELHQDPQAQAFWQQLHRVRPLPLLPESERLMQRLWEVVESGIRGQASAQQVAQQMDQEASWMLEKRRWLLARRKP from the coding sequence ATGAGATCGGCGTGGCTGGCAGTGGCCCTTTTGGCGGCCGCCTGCACCGGGAAAGAGGACCCGTCGGTGTTGACCTTTTGGGCCCTGGGCAGGGAAGGGGAAGCTGTCGGCCCAATCCTGCAGGAATTTGAAAGGGAAAACCCCGGCGTCCGCGTGCGGCTGCAGCAAATCCCCTTTACCGCCGCCCATGAAAAGCTGCTCACCGCCATCGTGGGGCGCAGCACCCCCGATGTGGCGCAGGTGGGCAACACCTGGATTCCTGAGCTGGCCGCCCTCAAGGTGCTGGAGCCTTTGGATCCGTGGCTTCCCCGCTTTCCGGTTTTGAGTTCAAAAAACTTCTTCCCGGGCATTTGGGAAACCAACGTGGTAGAGGGGGTGGTGTGGGGCATCCCCTGGTACGTGGACACCCGGGTGTTGTTTTACCGCCAGGACCTCCTGGCCGCTGCTGGCTTTATCGCCCCACCCAAGACCTGGGAGAGCTGGCGTAAGGCCATGCGGGCTTTGAAGCAAAAGGGCCTCTGCCCCTTTGCCATTTACCTGCCCACCGACGAGTGGGCGCAGCTGGTGATCCTGGCCATGCAGCAGGGTGCCACCCTGGTGAGCCCGAAGGCTGAGCCCAAGTTTTCCGAAGCGAGCTTCACCCAAGCCTTGGAGTTTTACCTGGGCCTCTTCCACGAAGGCCTGGCCCCGGTGTTGGGCAACGCCCAGGTGGGCAACTACTACCAGCGCTTTGCCGACGGGTGGTATGCCATGTACATCACCGGTCCTTGGAACCTGGGAGAGTTCCGCCGCCGCATGCCACCTTCGGTGTCCTGGAGCACGGCCCCCCTGCCGGCACCGCAGGAAAACGCTTACCCCGGCGTTTCCCTGGCCGGTGGCTCCTCGCTGGTGGTTTTCCGGCGCTCTTCCAAAAAAGAGCTGGCGGTGCGGCTTTTGGCGTATTTGAGCCAGCCGCCGGTGCAGAGGCGTTTTTTCCAGGAAACCGGAGACCTGCCTTCGCAGCTTGCCGCCTGGGAGTACCCCGAGCTGCACCAGGATCCCCAGGCCCAAGCCTTCTGGCAGCAGCTCCACCGCGTTCGCCCGCTGCCGCTTTTGCCGGAATCCGAGCGCTTAATGCAGAGGCTCTGGGAAGTGGTGGAAAGCGGCATCCGCGGCCAAGCTTCGGCACAGCAAGTGGCTCAGCAGATGGATCAGGAGGCTTCCTGGATGCTGGAAAAGCGCCGATGGCTTTTAGCGCGGAGAAAACCATGA
- a CDS encoding carbohydrate ABC transporter permease yields the protein MKEHQAGWLFVAPALLLVGLFFVLPVVVGLALSLTDFDIYGIGDLTTVRFVAFANYSQLAGNPLFWQALKNTAVFVLLGGILSILLALASALALASRLTVWPSFFRTVYFAPVVMTLVAAAVVFRYLYHPDFGLLNRVLGLFGVSPVFWLGDPRYALLAIILLATWKNFGANMVVLLAGLGTIPESLYEAAKLDGASAVRIFWHVTLPGLRPTLLFVSLTTVIGYFQLFAEPYVMTGGGGPNNATLSLVLHMYKEGFRWWNLGYAAAVAVVLTLIIAAASTVLWLVQRKKA from the coding sequence ATGAAAGAGCACCAAGCTGGTTGGTTGTTTGTGGCCCCAGCCTTGCTGCTTGTTGGCCTTTTCTTTGTGCTGCCGGTGGTGGTGGGCTTGGCCCTTTCGCTTACGGACTTTGACATCTACGGCATTGGTGACCTAACCACCGTGCGCTTTGTGGCCTTTGCCAACTACTCCCAGCTGGCGGGTAACCCGCTTTTTTGGCAAGCCTTGAAAAACACTGCCGTTTTTGTTTTGCTCGGAGGAATCCTGTCCATCCTCTTGGCGTTGGCTTCTGCTCTGGCTTTGGCCAGCCGCCTTACCGTATGGCCCAGTTTCTTTCGCACGGTTTACTTTGCCCCGGTGGTAATGACCCTGGTGGCGGCAGCGGTGGTGTTCCGCTATCTGTACCACCCGGACTTTGGCTTGCTCAACCGGGTGTTGGGCCTTTTTGGGGTAAGCCCGGTGTTTTGGTTGGGGGATCCCCGCTACGCGCTTTTGGCCATCATCCTTTTAGCCACCTGGAAAAACTTTGGGGCCAACATGGTGGTGTTATTGGCGGGTTTGGGTACGATCCCGGAAAGTCTTTACGAAGCTGCCAAGCTGGACGGTGCTTCAGCGGTTCGCATCTTTTGGCACGTGACCTTGCCGGGGTTGCGTCCCACCCTGCTTTTCGTTTCGCTTACCACCGTCATTGGCTACTTCCAGCTCTTTGCCGAGCCCTACGTCATGACCGGCGGAGGTGGGCCCAACAACGCCACGCTTTCCCTGGTTTTGCACATGTACAAAGAGGGCTTCCGCTGGTGGAACTTGGGTTACGCCGCGGCGGTGGCGGTGGTGCTGACCCTCATCATTGCCGCGGCCAGCACGGTGCTGTGGCTGGTGCAGAGGAAAAAGGCATGA
- a CDS encoding carbohydrate ABC transporter permease codes for MRNLIPRVALHVFLVLLALAILTPLVWMVLVSLMETGESQREPPPLLPQKPSLQQYHQLGKRLQLTRAFGNSLVVATGATVGAVLVNALAGYAFARLRFRGRDKLFAGLLLLLLVPGQVAMVPLFLLLRGLGLTNTLLGVVVPGLASVFGIFLVRQYTLSLPQELLDAARLDGASEARIFTSVALPLMRPILVTLAAFTFIGTWNDFLWPLVVLSDDELYTLPVALATLSGEHTQDTELMMAGAVLTMAPVLVLFAFLQRYYVRGLTMGGLKE; via the coding sequence ATGAGAAACCTGATCCCTCGCGTCGCGCTGCACGTTTTCCTGGTTCTTTTGGCCCTGGCTATCCTCACCCCGCTGGTTTGGATGGTTTTGGTCTCGCTCATGGAAACCGGCGAATCACAAAGGGAGCCCCCGCCGCTTTTGCCGCAAAAACCCTCCCTGCAGCAGTACCACCAGCTTGGAAAGCGACTGCAGCTTACCCGCGCCTTTGGCAACTCGCTGGTGGTGGCCACCGGGGCCACGGTGGGGGCAGTTTTGGTCAACGCCCTGGCGGGTTACGCCTTTGCACGCTTGCGTTTTCGCGGGCGGGACAAGCTCTTTGCCGGCTTGCTCCTGTTGTTGCTGGTCCCGGGACAGGTGGCCATGGTGCCGCTGTTCCTCCTTCTGCGGGGGCTGGGGTTGACCAACACGCTCTTGGGTGTGGTGGTGCCCGGTTTAGCTTCGGTGTTTGGGATTTTCCTGGTCCGGCAGTACACCCTTTCCCTGCCCCAGGAGCTCCTGGATGCTGCCCGGCTGGATGGCGCTTCGGAAGCCCGGATTTTCACCAGCGTGGCCTTACCGCTCATGCGCCCCATCCTGGTGACTCTGGCGGCTTTCACCTTCATCGGCACCTGGAACGACTTCCTCTGGCCTTTAGTGGTGCTGAGCGACGATGAGCTTTACACCTTACCGGTGGCGCTGGCCACGCTTTCCGGGGAGCACACCCAGGACACCGAGCTGATGATGGCCGGGGCCGTGCTCACCATGGCGCCGGTGCTGGTGCTGTTCGCTTTCCTGCAACGCTACTACGTGCGGGGGTTGACTATGGGAGGCTTGAAGGAATGA